From a region of the Besnoitia besnoiti strain Bb-Ger1 chromosome I, whole genome shotgun sequence genome:
- a CDS encoding hypothetical protein (encoded by transcript BESB_009320), translating into MELLTSFIDEANCNNCFGNLIVISAACIALDAMDKKAGVGAVLPDNLVMVLDVITFALRKMHTKCYDNVRVYRKNCTQANYDVLQTNKLLDDPSCKPIARAQITGIHLAIERLARQSSTLALQGNLASKASRTRLLRTLAGFWKVQMPLALKRMSDTAV; encoded by the exons ATGGAGCTTTTGACATCATTTATTGATGAGGCCAACTGTAACAATTGCTTTGGAAACCTGATAG TTATCAGTGCTGCCTGTATCGCCTTGGATGCGATGGATAAGAAAGCAGGCGTTGGGGCAGTGCTTCCTGACAACCTAGTTATGGTTCTGGATGTTATCACTTTCGCACTACGCAAAATGCACACCAAATGTTACGACAACGTACGTGTATATCGAAAAAATTGTACACAGGCAAACTACGA CGTCCTACAGACGAACAAGCTTTTGGATGACCCCAGCTGCAAACCCATTGCCAGAGCGCAGATTACGGGCATCCACCTTGCCATTGAACGGCTGGCACGTCAATCATCAACTCTGGCTCTGCAAGGCAATCTTGCATCCAAAGCATCGAGAACGCGGTTGCTTAGAACCCTTGCAGGTTTTTGGAAGGTTCAGATGCCCTTAGCGCTCAAGCGCATGTCGGACACCGCGGTCTGA
- a CDS encoding hypothetical protein (encoded by transcript BESB_009310), which produces MQPSSLKRGRQQLPRGAAGPALAAASPVLQQMGSAKNISAVYNRVIEATIERCTQFQSAKVMDAIEKQWRLALQRRTAELRRAPAAAPVGGDSSSHQPRGTAADSSRTAASGIAPAAAPPAGPPQSAQSGGDAKSSAAAAKASGGQPSSPKVTKPADKAAEAVEAPADAPAKSEPAGDGGAEAADDDDDFEDADVDEAETLSATLSEGPAASASSSHTQAHAPSNDGSADASGHSRPELEEKEEILDDVSDLDDQEPAATDGIYALYERVERCGSSGKKTTNWRVTLRHGIIRAGRQEIAFDRLYGELKF; this is translated from the exons ATGCAGCCTTCGTCGCTCAAGCGCGGGCGCCAACAGCTcccccgaggcgccgcagggccggcgctcgccgcggcttcgcctgtcCTTCAGCAGATGGGGTCCGCCAAGAACATCAGCGCCGTCTACAACCGAGTTATCGAAG CGACGATTGAGCGGTGTACGCAGTTTCAGAGCGCCAAAGTGATGGACGCCATCGAGAAG CAATGGCggctcgctctgcagcgacgaACAGCGGAACTCCGgcgagcgcccgccgctgcgccagtTGGAGGCGACTCGAGCTCCCACCAGCCGAGAGGAACTGCCGCG GACAGCAGCAGGACCGCCGCCTCAGGCATCgcccccgcggctgcgccgccagcagggcCGCCACAGAgtgcgcagagcggcggagacgccaagagctccgctgctgcagcaaagGCAAGCGGCGGGCAGCCCTCGTCTCCGAAAGTGACGAAGCCAGCGGAcaaggcagcagaggctgtggaggcgcccgccgatGCGCCAGCAAAGAGTGAGCCGGCGGGGGACGGCGGGGCTGAGGCAGCGGATGACGACGATGACttcgaagacgccgacgtTGACGAGGCCGAGACACTCAGCGCAACCCTATCAGAAGGACCTGCGGCtagcgccagcagcagccaTACTCAGGCACATGCGCCCTCAAACGACG GTAGCGCTGACGCATCAGGTCACAGTCGCCCCGAgctcgaggagaaggaagagatTCTTGATGATGTCTCCGACTTAGATGACCAGGAACCTGCTGCCACTGACGGCATCTACGCCTTGTATGAAAGG GTGGAACGGTGTGGTTCAAGCGGCAAGAAAACGACAAACTGGAGAGTAACGCTGCGGCATGGCATCATACGG GCAGGCCGACAAGAAATCGCCTTCGATCGTCTGTATGGAGAGCTGAAATTCTAG